Proteins co-encoded in one Paracrocinitomix mangrovi genomic window:
- a CDS encoding ligand-binding sensor domain-containing protein, protein MSAQTFRFNQYTTEDGISQNFIYSINQDPKGYLWVGTGEGLCKFDGKRFETYTLKDGLAEEVITCSFTDESFNQWFGHVGGAISKYDNESFTSIIGKDTLQSQINDIHGVNNEIYGVGQNDGLFKIVDGSIVKIGDFDLSMFSSIQCVDENNILVGTADGLGHLVKNNQKWELKKLYKEGSWITDISPSKTQGVYLLSLQEGEIFKTRLNQGILQFQTWDSEYDLSEFQIQTIIEDNQMNIWLGTNGNGLIKLHADTLGNSEFEVTEYNTSTGMSSDYVHSVFQDREGNIWVGTFGQGLSNLIDDFFTFYEHDPSKFGNSVSSIWVDEDNKWYGVENGLIRINSELDSGWTFYNSSNGFINANVTSLYQIDSVLWIGTATKGVYYFDLRTNKMAKLSWDYGSLQNRVNQITGDKYNVWIATEGGLILYYPENGSTSLFDTESGLAHNSIQTVIKSRDGAIWMGTHSRYVYAIQNMELTQFELTNAGELEVIDIAESKNGDIWIATSENGIFRKTKDELSHYSMNEGLKSNYCYAIAEDANGYVWIGHRGGLSKLNVKTGKVDIYDHKSGIDDQINNRATFTDKRGYLWFGTDGGAIKYDPSKDRRKAVPPVINLLKVTIGDKVYSIKENITLPYDNYRVVFDFVGISFKNPDKVKYQYKLVGYDEVFSNFSKEATATYGRLADGEYTFEVIACNEDGLCSEEPARISITIAKPFWKKVWFYLIVIVAMIVLMILIVRIRTKRLQANQIYLEEQLAIKTKEVVEKASIIQEINKDLTASINYAKRIQSSILPHTEYFLELFPYSFIYFKPRDIVSGDFYFIREYDDRIIIACVDCTGHGVPGGFMSMIGSTTLRNIYKLMETSQSWLTPDEVLDILDEEVQKILHQKESGINDEDEFFKSRDGMDMTLIEINLSTYEVLLSSAKRHSIIRQDGKVSFISGDKRPIGGGEIDQKDFSLQRFQMKKGDALFLFSDGYPDQFGGEDGRKLKLMSVKEYIEDLSGENPEDYGEIMKNKFENWKGDHEQIDDVLMIGIVF, encoded by the coding sequence TTGTCTGCACAGACATTTAGGTTTAATCAGTATACAACGGAGGATGGAATTTCTCAGAACTTTATTTATTCAATTAACCAGGACCCCAAAGGATACTTGTGGGTAGGTACAGGAGAAGGCTTATGCAAGTTTGACGGTAAACGATTTGAAACTTACACACTCAAAGATGGATTGGCAGAAGAAGTAATCACTTGTTCATTTACAGATGAATCTTTCAATCAGTGGTTTGGACATGTTGGAGGCGCCATTTCAAAATACGACAATGAAAGCTTCACTTCAATAATTGGTAAAGACACTCTTCAAAGTCAAATCAATGATATTCATGGCGTAAACAATGAAATATATGGTGTTGGTCAAAATGATGGTTTATTTAAAATTGTTGATGGAAGTATTGTAAAAATTGGAGACTTTGACCTCAGCATGTTCAGCTCCATTCAATGTGTTGATGAAAACAATATATTGGTAGGAACTGCTGACGGACTTGGACATTTAGTTAAAAACAATCAAAAGTGGGAACTCAAAAAGCTATACAAAGAAGGCAGCTGGATCACGGACATTTCACCCTCAAAAACTCAAGGTGTTTATTTACTTTCTCTACAAGAAGGTGAGATATTCAAAACAAGATTAAATCAGGGTATATTACAATTTCAAACATGGGATAGCGAATATGACTTAAGTGAATTTCAAATTCAAACGATCATTGAGGATAATCAAATGAACATTTGGTTAGGCACCAATGGAAATGGGCTAATCAAATTACATGCAGATACACTAGGAAACTCTGAATTTGAGGTAACTGAATACAATACTTCAACCGGAATGTCAAGTGATTATGTTCATTCAGTATTTCAAGACAGAGAAGGAAATATTTGGGTGGGAACTTTTGGACAAGGATTAAGCAACCTTATAGATGATTTCTTTACTTTTTATGAACACGATCCTTCAAAATTTGGCAACAGTGTTTCATCAATTTGGGTGGATGAGGATAATAAATGGTACGGAGTTGAAAATGGATTAATTAGAATCAACAGTGAATTAGATTCAGGATGGACTTTTTACAATAGTAGCAACGGATTTATAAATGCCAATGTAACAAGTTTGTATCAGATTGATTCTGTTTTATGGATTGGTACGGCGACAAAAGGAGTTTATTACTTCGACCTGAGAACCAATAAAATGGCAAAATTGAGTTGGGATTATGGAAGTTTGCAAAATAGGGTCAATCAAATTACCGGAGACAAATACAATGTTTGGATTGCTACTGAAGGAGGGTTGATCTTATATTATCCTGAAAATGGATCAACCTCACTTTTTGATACTGAATCCGGACTTGCCCACAACTCAATTCAAACTGTAATTAAGTCTAGAGATGGAGCAATTTGGATGGGAACACATAGTCGTTATGTTTACGCTATTCAGAACATGGAACTCACCCAATTTGAATTGACAAATGCGGGTGAATTAGAGGTAATTGACATAGCTGAAAGCAAAAATGGAGACATTTGGATTGCTACTTCTGAAAACGGAATATTTAGAAAAACAAAAGATGAACTTTCTCATTATAGCATGAATGAAGGTTTAAAATCTAATTATTGTTATGCCATAGCTGAAGATGCTAACGGATATGTTTGGATAGGTCATAGAGGTGGATTAAGTAAGCTAAATGTAAAAACAGGAAAAGTTGATATTTATGACCATAAATCAGGAATAGACGATCAAATAAATAATAGAGCCACATTTACTGATAAAAGAGGTTATTTGTGGTTTGGAACTGATGGAGGAGCTATCAAATACGACCCCTCAAAAGACCGAAGAAAAGCAGTTCCCCCGGTTATAAATTTACTTAAGGTAACCATTGGTGACAAGGTATATTCTATTAAGGAGAATATAACCTTACCTTATGACAATTACCGAGTAGTTTTTGATTTTGTGGGAATAAGTTTCAAAAACCCGGACAAAGTAAAATACCAATATAAATTGGTGGGATATGACGAAGTGTTTTCAAACTTTTCAAAAGAAGCTACCGCAACATATGGTAGACTTGCAGATGGTGAATACACTTTTGAAGTTATTGCCTGTAATGAAGATGGATTATGTTCAGAAGAGCCGGCGAGAATATCCATCACTATTGCAAAACCATTTTGGAAAAAAGTATGGTTCTACTTAATTGTAATAGTAGCCATGATAGTACTGATGATACTTATTGTACGAATCAGAACAAAAAGGCTACAGGCAAATCAAATCTATTTAGAAGAGCAGCTCGCTATTAAGACCAAAGAGGTAGTTGAAAAAGCATCAATTATTCAAGAAATTAATAAGGATTTGACTGCTAGTATTAATTATGCTAAGCGTATTCAGTCATCTATTTTACCTCATACTGAATACTTTTTAGAACTTTTCCCTTACTCATTTATCTACTTTAAGCCTAGGGATATTGTTAGTGGTGATTTTTACTTTATCAGAGAGTATGATGACCGAATTATCATTGCTTGTGTGGATTGTACAGGACATGGAGTTCCTGGAGGATTTATGAGTATGATTGGATCCACAACTTTGCGTAATATCTACAAATTGATGGAAACATCACAATCATGGTTAACACCTGATGAAGTGTTAGATATACTGGATGAAGAAGTACAAAAAATCCTTCATCAAAAGGAAAGTGGAATAAATGATGAAGATGAATTCTTCAAATCAAGAGATGGAATGGACATGACCTTAATTGAAATTAACCTTTCTACTTACGAAGTTTTATTATCATCAGCCAAACGTCATTCTATTATAAGACAAGATGGAAAAGTTAGCTTTATTTCAGGAGATAAAAGACCAATCGGTGGGGGTGAAATTGATCAAAAAGACTTTAGTTTACAACGTTTTCAAATGAAAAAAGGAGATGCCTTATTCTTATTCTCTGATGGGTATCCAGATCAATTTGGAGGAGAAGACGGAAGAAAATTAAAACTAATGAGTGTTAAGGAGTATATTGAAGATTTGAGTGGAGAAAATCCGGAAGATTACGGTGAAATAATGAAAAACAAATTCGAAAACTGGAAAGGTGATCATGAGCAAATTGATGACGTACTTATGATAGGAATAGTGTTTTAA